The Linepithema humile isolate Giens D197 chromosome 2, Lhum_UNIL_v1.0, whole genome shotgun sequence genome has a segment encoding these proteins:
- the eIF5 gene encoding eukaryotic translation initiation factor 5 has product MGSVNVNRNVSDAFYRYKMPRILAKVEGKGNGIKTVIVNMVDVAKAIGRPATYPTKYFGCELGAQTQFDFKNERFIVNGSHDATKLQDLLDGFIRKYVLCPACDNPETELIISSKKGTISQVCKACGHHGLLESNHKLNTYILKNPPSLNPAAQGSSLTEGKRGKRSKRANGSDAAAATATTTATTNGNDRSGSPENEVSNSGDIVVEPPPEKTVTNNEDDLKWAVDVSEEAVRARLQDLTEGAKGMTISDDLDKSEKERMDMFYKLVKCRRDAGQLDNNHKELVAEAERLEIKTKAPLILAELLFDQAIAAQAKKYRVLLLRFTHDDIKAQRYLIRGIEQVIALHKDTLMPKVPGILKLFYDADILEEKAFDEWSSKVSKKSVPKDLSQEIHDRAAPFLTWLKVAEEEESESESEDDDVEIEYDDRAKQESLKQQQQQPPAIPKPAANTTAAVNDDSDEDDFDIDAI; this is encoded by the exons ATGGGGAGCGTAAACGTCAATCGCAATGTCAGCGACGCATTTTACCGCTACAAGATGCCGCGGATTCTGGCGAAGGTGGAGGGCAAGGGGAACGGCATCAAGACGGTGATTGTCAACATGGTGGACGTGGCGAAGGCGATCGGTCGTCCGGCCACATACCCGACCAAGTACTTCGGCTGCGAATTGGGCGCGCAGACGCAATTCGACTTCAAGAACGAGCGTTTCATCGTTAACGGTTCGCACGATGCCACGAAACTGCAGGATTTGCTGGACGGTTTCATCCGCAAATACGTTTTATGTCCCGCTTGCGACAATCCGGAGACCGAGCTGATAATCAGTTCGAAGAAGGGTACGATCTCGCAAGTCTGCAAAGCCTGCGGTCATCATGGCCTCTTGGAGAGCAATCACAAGCTGAACACCTACATCTTGAAGAATCCACCGAGCCTGAATCCGGCGGCGCAGGGCAGCTCATTGACGGAGGGTAAGCGCGGCAAACGCTCGAAACGCGCCAACGGCAGCGACGCCGCGGCAGCGACCGCGACCACCACCGCCACCACCAACGGCAACGATCGATCCGGTTCACCGGAAAATGAAGTCAGTAACTCTGGAGACATCGTGGTTGAACCTCCGCCGGAAAAAACAGTTACCAACAACGAGGATGACTTAAAATGGGCGGTGGACGTATCCGAGGAAGCGGTAAGAGCTCGTCTCCAAGATCTGACGGAGGGCGCGAAGGGCATGACCATTAGCGATGATCTTGACAAGAGTGAGAAGGAACGTATGGATATGTTCTACAAGCTGGTCAAGTGCCGTCGCGACGCCGGTCAACTCGATAACAATCACAAGGAGCTCGTGGCCGAGGCGGAGCGTCTCGAGATTAAGACCAAGGCGCCGCTGATCCTCGCCGAACTGCTATTCGATCAGGCAATCGCCGCACAAGCGAAGAAATACCGCGTGCTACTGTTGCGTTTTACTCACGATGACATCAAGGCGCAGAGGTATTTGATCAGAGGTATCGAACAAGTGATCGCGCTGCACAAGGACACGCTGATGCCGAAGGTTCCCGGAATTCTCAAG TTATTTTATGATGCTGACATCCTGGAAGAGAAAGCGTTTGATGAATGGTCGAGCAAAGTCAGTAAAAAATCCGTTCCGAAAGATCTGTCGCAAGAAATTCACGATCGAGCTGCACCATTTTTGACATGGTTGAAAGTTGCAGAGGAAGAAGAGTCCGAGTCTGAATCCGAAGATGATGACGTAGAg ATCGAATATGATGATAGAGCCAAGCAAGAATCCCTAaaacaacaacagcagcaaccaCCGGCCATACCAAAGCCCGCCGCTAACACCACCGCTGCCGTGAACGATGATTCTGATGAAGATGACTTCGATATTGATGCCATTTAA
- the LOC136997979 gene encoding uncharacterized protein isoform X1 codes for MTLLRQRETFRISSRGKGSACSKGGGDSRTLSSDRRSLNGNTITTHDRLFPCELTSELTSTLLPTWYRLPGFLRATSDGQAACMIIEDYPPTPPATAKPRQHPRHQDTTQRFLNLHLVLPKHRTSKFSSNRHRKLQPFRET; via the exons ATGACTTTACTTCGACAACGAG AAACATTCAGGATATCATCCAGAGGGAAAGGATCGGCGTGTAGCAAAGGCGGCGGCGACAGCAGAACACTATCATCCGACCGGCGATCATTAAACGGCAACACCATCACCACCCACGATCGTTTGTTCCCGTGCGAGTTAACCAGCGAGTTAACGTCGACATTATTACCAACTTGGTACCGACTACCGGGCTTTCTTAGGGCGACGAGCGACGGACAGGCAGCGTGTATGATCATTGAGGACTATCCCCCTACCCCGCCCGCCACCGCCAAACCGAGGCAACACCCGAGGCATCAAGATACCACCCAACGATTCCTAAACCTCCACCTGGTCCTGCCTAAGCACAGGACCTCAAAATTTTCCAG TAATAGGCATCGGAAGCTACAACCGTTCAGAGAAACGTGA
- the LOC136997979 gene encoding uncharacterized protein isoform X2, whose protein sequence is MRLYRAETFRISSRGKGSACSKGGGDSRTLSSDRRSLNGNTITTHDRLFPCELTSELTSTLLPTWYRLPGFLRATSDGQAACMIIEDYPPTPPATAKPRQHPRHQDTTQRFLNLHLVLPKHRTSKFSSNRHRKLQPFRET, encoded by the exons ATGCGTCTGTACCGAGCAG AAACATTCAGGATATCATCCAGAGGGAAAGGATCGGCGTGTAGCAAAGGCGGCGGCGACAGCAGAACACTATCATCCGACCGGCGATCATTAAACGGCAACACCATCACCACCCACGATCGTTTGTTCCCGTGCGAGTTAACCAGCGAGTTAACGTCGACATTATTACCAACTTGGTACCGACTACCGGGCTTTCTTAGGGCGACGAGCGACGGACAGGCAGCGTGTATGATCATTGAGGACTATCCCCCTACCCCGCCCGCCACCGCCAAACCGAGGCAACACCCGAGGCATCAAGATACCACCCAACGATTCCTAAACCTCCACCTGGTCCTGCCTAAGCACAGGACCTCAAAATTTTCCAG TAATAGGCATCGGAAGCTACAACCGTTCAGAGAAACGTGA
- the LOC136997979 gene encoding uncharacterized protein isoform X3 translates to MILMSSETFRISSRGKGSACSKGGGDSRTLSSDRRSLNGNTITTHDRLFPCELTSELTSTLLPTWYRLPGFLRATSDGQAACMIIEDYPPTPPATAKPRQHPRHQDTTQRFLNLHLVLPKHRTSKFSSNRHRKLQPFRET, encoded by the exons ATGATATTGATGTCGTcag AAACATTCAGGATATCATCCAGAGGGAAAGGATCGGCGTGTAGCAAAGGCGGCGGCGACAGCAGAACACTATCATCCGACCGGCGATCATTAAACGGCAACACCATCACCACCCACGATCGTTTGTTCCCGTGCGAGTTAACCAGCGAGTTAACGTCGACATTATTACCAACTTGGTACCGACTACCGGGCTTTCTTAGGGCGACGAGCGACGGACAGGCAGCGTGTATGATCATTGAGGACTATCCCCCTACCCCGCCCGCCACCGCCAAACCGAGGCAACACCCGAGGCATCAAGATACCACCCAACGATTCCTAAACCTCCACCTGGTCCTGCCTAAGCACAGGACCTCAAAATTTTCCAG TAATAGGCATCGGAAGCTACAACCGTTCAGAGAAACGTGA
- the RnrS gene encoding ribonucleoside-diphosphate reductase subunit M2 B isoform X1 gives MALHESTKENIRKHLEDVSLHTSPKKSCISPTISQDHGLKSGLPKPKAVQKVQLTEEFNPELEPLLQEGPNRFVIFPIQYPDIWEMYKKAVASFWTIEEVALHKVDKKDWEEKLNSDERYFISHVLAFFAASDGIVNENLIERFSQEVKIAEARCFYGFQIAIENIHSEMYSLLIETYISDPKEKDFLFNAIETLPSVGKKAKWALNWINHESATFPERVVAFAAVEGIFFSGSFAAIFWLKKRGVMPGLTFSNELISRDEGLHCDFACLMFKHIVQKPSFERVKTIIMDAVEIEKEFLTQALPVEMIGMNCTLMCTYIEFVADRLFVALGFEKVYNSENPFSFMNFISLEGKTNFFEKKVGEYKKFGVVEESSQKSNTSNVVFSANF, from the exons ATGGCGTTGCATGAATCTACCAAGGAAAACATTCGCAAGCATCTCGAGGACGTATCTTTACAT ACATCACCAAAGAAATCATGTATCTCACCAACTATATCTCAGGATCACGGATTGAAAAGTGGa CTTCCCAAGCCAAAAGCTGTACAAAAAGTGCAATTGACAGAAGAGTTCAATCCAGAATTAGAACCACTACTCCAGGAAGGTCCAAACCGCTTTGTAATCTTTCCCATTCAATATCCCGATATCTGGGAAATGTACAAGAAGGCTGTAGCCTCTTTTTGGACTATAGAAGAAGTAGCTCTTCACAag gtGGATAAGAAGGATTGGGAAGAAAAGCTCAATTCTGACGAGAGATACTTTATCTCTCATGTTTTGGCGTTCTTTGCTGCTTCTGATGGAATTGTTAATGAAAACTTAATTGAAAGATTCAGTCAAGAAGTAAAAATCGCAGAAGCACGCTGTTTTTATGGTTTCCAAATCGCcatagaaaatattcattcaGAAATGTATTCACTACTCATTGAAACTTACATTTCTGACCCGAAAGAAAA agatttcttatttaatgcaattgaGACGCTTCCTTCCGTGGGAAAGAAGGCTAAGTGGGCTTTGAATTGGATCAATCATGAAAGCGCTACATTTCCCGAACGTGTTGTAGCGTTTGCAGCGGTTGAAGGTATCTTTTTCAGCGGTAGTTTCGCTGCGATTTTCTGGCTGAAAAAGAGAGGAGTTATGCCAGGACTCACCTTCAGTAATGAACTGATTTCGCGAGATGAA GGATTACATTGTGATTTTGCGTGCTTAATGTTTAAACATATCGTGCAAAAGCCTTCGTTTGAGCGCGTGAAAACGATCATAATGGATGCTGtggaaattgaaaaagaattcttAACGCAAGCATTACCAGTCGAAATGATAGGAATGAATTGTACACTCATGTGCACCTACATCGAATTTGTCGCGGATAGATTATTCGTCGCGTTAGGATTTGAAAAA GTTTATAACTCGGAAAATCCATTCTCCTTCATGAATTTTATCTCACTGGAGGGTAAGACAAACTTCTTCGAGAAAAAAGTAGGTGAATACAAAAAGTTTGGAGTCGTGGAGGAGAGTTCCCAGAAAAGCAATACGTCAAATGTAGTGTTTAGCGCGAACTTctag
- the Adi1 gene encoding acireductone dioxygenase, whose protein sequence is MVRAWYMDSSDVDQRLEHHREPPKFVSLDNLFAVTGVEYFEINHLDYETDTTLKKLREDRGYTYEDEITCSKKCLQNYEEKLKNFFTEHLHTDEEIRLVLDGSGYFDVRDKNDQWIRIEVTPGDLIIIPSGIYHRFTLDTNNYIKAKRYFVGEPVWLPYNRPADNMECRKQYLQQLLQGFETPSF, encoded by the exons ATGGTGCGTGCTTGGTATATGGATAGCAGCGATGTCGATCAACGTCTGGAACATCACAGGGAACCGCCAAAATTCGTTTCGCTGGATAACCTGTTTGCCGTAACGGGTGTTGAATATTTTGAG ataaatcatCTGGATTATGAAACTGATACTACCTTGAAAAAATTACGCGAGGACCGCGGTTACACATACGAAGATGAGATAACTTGCTCTAAAAAgtgtttgcaaaattatgaagaaaag ttGAAAAACTTTTTCACGGAACATCTTCATACTGATGAGGAAATACGACTAGTTTTGGACggatcaggttattttgacgtGCGGGATAAGAATGATCAATGGATCCGGATCGAAGTGACTCCCGgggatttaataattatacctAGCGGGATTTATCATCGCTTCACTTTAGACACTAAT aattatattaagGCAAAGAGATACTTTGTGGGAGAGCCAGTTTGGTTGCCATATAATAGACCAGCTGATAACATGGAGTGCCGCAAACAGTACCTTCAACAACTGCTACAAGGCTTTGAAACCCCTTCTTTTTGA
- the LOC105667705 gene encoding uncharacterized protein, which produces MDKLAEFAGDMQKFLLRKEKEFGELKFVSSRATEDTSCFINELMQTVVNIFEKYNIPKEFSDNEQKTKGSISTIPIVAQCYNYLLLNTHFSSQELLTEDISCGHMVDVWPALSPYLFIQIIWRLKYDEVLVESLQHIPLDLCVDVLQITIKCINELEAERAISLTFSLMKRIYCKCLSLHLGTISAEDVMKCTNQLVASFQMLLDLIGKFANFPDMPEEKKYEQHGILLKRILRHIKLYMCEKKKAYTTDPDFDSSTNPYKLTYGDPDSCPNYKHTLSIDEVNLLVTRIDQELITLLLNQIKQVDCFEYMGWAEVDDVENNVITLQRAIIIECYHFMKFMKEDEFLMENDHLSQCLQQLIGSESSENLEKSILTLQELCHDIANGRPEDMKELLKRYKEWDQSTLSFINEKMHLLEKNDSFFLLEYLDHIFGNPSHSKERKHQAYASILKIMLQLSAVNMYFIVLKYTNQHFQDNHLEHLYSQKHFEAFVSRNESMREPVRMRTLLIFALLNTKKVLTTLVKIVIGYTEYKDIIFTPYDMLLLRPFLCIKADSQCSLLAAILKEVCVHNSNWNSKNFTEFIKIMLENQAIKPDDLMNNIYIPYLVDTSFQDNLSSILALVYDTLTEKDCVHKINYTLLITALAKKMSLIRKCHPDYTRSIVNSVVTNIMRIIFFPFHARNLLTASQRCEVQNTISDYLEPIDRIQLWRDAHYMPELIRDYKRRCFIIRRRLCSDSQSSPELREYAQSIQLNQDAFIMHMMLHATEEEFKRFALELTTVFWCHFGWVNEFEAYKNVLRITSEAAHLALTFDETFPSDSFVVLLRALVSFCGVFANIKDVRDQEMICCCLQKTLFLLKEAANKTRYGQTYSLLLARVKDISVDESYSDVENYFHEISEWIEMYLVQCETLLSAQKELLSSTLDNRMDSCEENSRLVNDNCISDKLNNLFEAYKFICACINMPSKETYRCIERIRDIFGE; this is translated from the exons ATGGATAAACTTGCGGAGTTTGCTGGAGACATGCAGAAGTTCTTGTTAAGGAAGGAGAAAGAATTTGGCGAATTGAAATTTGTTTCATCTCGTGCGACGGAGGATACTTCATGTTTTATCAATGAACTGATGCAGACTGTTGtcaacatttttgaaaaatacaatattccGAAAGAATTTTCAGACAACGAACAAAAGACCAAAGGTAGCATTAGTACGATCCCAATCGTCGCGCAGTGCTACAACTATCTTCTATTGAACACACATTTTTCCTCACAGGAGCTTCTTACAGAGGATATTTCATGTGGTCATATGGTTGATGTATGGCCTGCTCTATCACCGTATCTCTTCATACAg ATAATATGGCGGCTAAAATATGATGAAGTACTAGTTGAATCACTCCAACACATACCGTTGGACCTATGTGTGGACGTCTTACAGATAACAATCAAATGCATAAACGAATTGGAAGCCGAGCGAGCTATATCCCTGACTTTTAGTCTGATGAAAAGAATCTATTGTAAATGTTTATCGCTACATCTGGGTACAATTTCGGCAGAAGATGTGATGAAATGCACAAACCAATTGGTGGCAAGCTTTCAGATGTTACTAGATTTGATTGGAAAGTTCGCAAATTTCCCCGACATGCCCGAAGAGAAAAAGTACGAGCAACATGGCATTCTTCTAAAGCGCATTCTTCGCCACATCAAATTGTACATGTGTGAAAAGAAGAAGGCTTACACGACGGATCCAGATTTCGATTCCTCGACAAACCCGTACAAACTTACGTACGGTGATCCCGATTCCTGCCCGAATTACAAACATACACTTTCTATCGACGAAGTTAATCTACTTGTAACAAGAATAGACCAAGAATTAATCACTCTGTTATTAAATCAAATCAAGCAGGTGGATTGCTTTGAGTACATGGGTTGGGCGGAAGTCGACGATGTGGAGAATAACGTAATCACGCTGCAGCGTGCCATTATTATTGAGTGCTATCATTTTATGAAATTCATGAAGGAGGATGAATTTCTGATGGAAAACGATCATCTGAGCCAATGCTTGCAGCAGCTTATAGGTTCGGAGAGCTCGGAGAACTTGGAGAAATCCATCTTAACTCTTCAAGAACTCTGCCATGATATTGCCAATGGCAGACCAGAAGACATGAAAGAATTGTTAAAGCGCTACAAGGAATGGGACCAGTCTACATTGAGCTTCATCAACGAAAAGATGCATTTGTTAGAAAAGAACGACAGCTTTTTCTTACTCGAGTATCTCGATCACATTTTCGGAAATCCTTCGCATAGCAAAGAAAGAAAGCACCAGGCGTATGCATCGATATTGAAGATCATGTTGCAACTGAGCGCAGTGAATATGTACTTTATTGTACTGAAATACACGAACCAACACTTCCAGGACAATCATTTAGAACACCTATACAGTCAGAAACATTTCGAGGCATTCGTGTCTCGCAATGAGAGCATGCGTGAGCCTGTGAGGATGCGTACCCTTCTGATTTTTGCATTGCTAAATACGAAGAAGGTGCTGACTACTTTAGTGAAAATTGTGATAGGCTATACCGAATACAAGGATATTATCTTTACGCCATACGACATGCTGCTGTTGCGACCGTTTCTCTGCATAAAGGCAGACAGCCAATGTAGTTTACTGGCAGCTATTCTAAAAGAGGTTTGCGTGCACAACAGTAATTGGAACTCAAAGAACTTTACagagtttataaaaatcatgcTGGAAAATCag GCGATAAAACCAGACGATCTGATGAACAACATTTATATTCCTTATCTAGTCGACACTTCCTTCCAGGACAATCTTTCGTCCATTCTGGCTCTCGTATACGATACTCTGACTGAAAAGGATTGTGTGCACAAGATAAATTATACGCTGCTGATCACGGCACTAGCCAAGAAGATGTCGTTGATAAGAAAGTGTCATCCGGATTACACGAGATCTATCGTGAACAGCGTAGTGACCAATATAATGCGCATAATATTCTTCCCGTTCCATGCACGGAACTTATTGACGGCAAGTCAACGGTGCGAAGTGCAGAACACAATCAGCGATTATTTGGAACCGATAGATCGGATACAGCTGTGGCGCGACGCGCACTATATGCCAGAATTGATTCGAGACTACAAGAGACGTTGCTTCATCATACGTCGACGATTGTGCTCGGATTCGCAAAGTAGCCCCGAATTGCGTGAGTATGCGCAATCTATTCAGCTCAATCAGGACGCTTTCATAATGCACATGATGTTGCATGCAACAGAGGAGGAGTTTAAAAGATTTGCGCTTGAGTTGACAACAGTGTTCTGGTGCCACTTTGGCTGGGTCAACGAATTTGAGGCGTACAAGAACGTGCTACGCATCACTTCCGAGGCGGCGCACCTTGCTTTGACATTCGACGAAACGTTCCCTTCGGACTCATTCGTCGTGCTGCTACGAGCTCTCGTTTCTTTCTGCGGAGTGTTCGCAAATATCAAAGACGTACGCGACCAGGAGATGATTTGCTGCTGTTTGCAGAAAACTCTGTTCTTACTAAAAGAAGCAGCTAACAAAACGCGCTATGGCCAAACGTACAGCCTTCTACTTGCGCGCGTAAAGGACATTTCCGTCGATGAATCCTATTCTgatgtagaaaattattttcacgaaaTTAGTGAGTGGATCGAGATGTATCTTGTTCAATGTGAGACACTGCTGTCCGCTCAGAAAGAATTGCTAAG caGTACCTTAGACAATAGGATGGACTCGTGCGAGGAGAACTCACGACTTGTGAACGACAATTGTATCAGTGATAAACTCAACAATCTGTTCGAGGCATACAAGTTTATATGCGCATGCATTAACATGCCCAGCAAGGAGACATATCGTTGCATCGAACGAATACGAGACATTTTCGGAGAGTAA
- the RnrS gene encoding ribonucleoside-diphosphate reductase subunit M2 B isoform X2, whose product MNSEETSPKKSCISPTISQDHGLKSGLPKPKAVQKVQLTEEFNPELEPLLQEGPNRFVIFPIQYPDIWEMYKKAVASFWTIEEVALHKVDKKDWEEKLNSDERYFISHVLAFFAASDGIVNENLIERFSQEVKIAEARCFYGFQIAIENIHSEMYSLLIETYISDPKEKDFLFNAIETLPSVGKKAKWALNWINHESATFPERVVAFAAVEGIFFSGSFAAIFWLKKRGVMPGLTFSNELISRDEGLHCDFACLMFKHIVQKPSFERVKTIIMDAVEIEKEFLTQALPVEMIGMNCTLMCTYIEFVADRLFVALGFEKVYNSENPFSFMNFISLEGKTNFFEKKVGEYKKFGVVEESSQKSNTSNVVFSANF is encoded by the exons ATGAACAGTGAAGAG ACATCACCAAAGAAATCATGTATCTCACCAACTATATCTCAGGATCACGGATTGAAAAGTGGa CTTCCCAAGCCAAAAGCTGTACAAAAAGTGCAATTGACAGAAGAGTTCAATCCAGAATTAGAACCACTACTCCAGGAAGGTCCAAACCGCTTTGTAATCTTTCCCATTCAATATCCCGATATCTGGGAAATGTACAAGAAGGCTGTAGCCTCTTTTTGGACTATAGAAGAAGTAGCTCTTCACAag gtGGATAAGAAGGATTGGGAAGAAAAGCTCAATTCTGACGAGAGATACTTTATCTCTCATGTTTTGGCGTTCTTTGCTGCTTCTGATGGAATTGTTAATGAAAACTTAATTGAAAGATTCAGTCAAGAAGTAAAAATCGCAGAAGCACGCTGTTTTTATGGTTTCCAAATCGCcatagaaaatattcattcaGAAATGTATTCACTACTCATTGAAACTTACATTTCTGACCCGAAAGAAAA agatttcttatttaatgcaattgaGACGCTTCCTTCCGTGGGAAAGAAGGCTAAGTGGGCTTTGAATTGGATCAATCATGAAAGCGCTACATTTCCCGAACGTGTTGTAGCGTTTGCAGCGGTTGAAGGTATCTTTTTCAGCGGTAGTTTCGCTGCGATTTTCTGGCTGAAAAAGAGAGGAGTTATGCCAGGACTCACCTTCAGTAATGAACTGATTTCGCGAGATGAA GGATTACATTGTGATTTTGCGTGCTTAATGTTTAAACATATCGTGCAAAAGCCTTCGTTTGAGCGCGTGAAAACGATCATAATGGATGCTGtggaaattgaaaaagaattcttAACGCAAGCATTACCAGTCGAAATGATAGGAATGAATTGTACACTCATGTGCACCTACATCGAATTTGTCGCGGATAGATTATTCGTCGCGTTAGGATTTGAAAAA GTTTATAACTCGGAAAATCCATTCTCCTTCATGAATTTTATCTCACTGGAGGGTAAGACAAACTTCTTCGAGAAAAAAGTAGGTGAATACAAAAAGTTTGGAGTCGTGGAGGAGAGTTCCCAGAAAAGCAATACGTCAAATGTAGTGTTTAGCGCGAACTTctag